The following proteins come from a genomic window of Streptomyces sp. Sge12:
- a CDS encoding energy-coupling factor transporter transmembrane component T, whose translation MTGPAAEAHPGNDAEPPTPPTGTPRTAPAADARAGDDATPTTRDTRTTATNTGRRAAPPAAGAPRTTPTGAGTRRAWPQAHREAAAQVPPHRSTYERWRPPQAGRATALHAGAWWLWALGLATAASRTTNPLLLGLVIGVAGYVVAVRRTDAPWARSYGAFLKLGLFVIGLRLVFSMLLGSPLPGSHLLFTLPEIPLPAWAQGIRFGGRVTAEQLVFAFYDGLKLATLLVCVGAANALANPARLLKSLPAALYEAGVAVVVAMTFAPNMVADVVRLRTARRLRGRPTGGVKAILQIGLPVLEGALERSVAIAASMDARGYGRTAEVPPAVRHTTNALTLGGLLGMCAGTYGLLAAQGAAYGLPVLGAGAALAVAGLRLGGRRSVRTRYRPDRWGPRAWLVAGSGAAVAALLIRAGSVDPAALHPGVVPLAAPTLPLWPAAAILIGLLPAFVAPVPPKEAS comes from the coding sequence ATGACGGGCCCCGCCGCCGAGGCGCACCCCGGCAACGACGCCGAACCGCCCACCCCGCCCACCGGCACCCCCCGAACCGCTCCCGCCGCCGATGCCCGTGCCGGCGATGACGCCACGCCGACCACCCGGGATACCCGCACCACGGCCACGAACACCGGACGCCGGGCCGCGCCTCCCGCCGCCGGGGCGCCCCGCACCACGCCCACGGGCGCCGGAACCCGCCGGGCATGGCCGCAGGCCCACCGCGAGGCCGCGGCGCAGGTCCCACCGCACCGGTCGACGTACGAAAGGTGGAGGCCCCCGCAGGCCGGTCGGGCCACCGCCCTGCACGCGGGGGCCTGGTGGCTGTGGGCCCTCGGCCTCGCCACCGCCGCCTCCCGCACGACCAACCCGCTCCTCCTCGGGCTGGTCATCGGCGTCGCCGGGTACGTGGTCGCGGTGCGCCGCACCGATGCGCCCTGGGCCCGTTCCTACGGCGCCTTCCTCAAGCTCGGCCTCTTCGTCATCGGCCTGCGCCTGGTCTTCTCCATGCTGCTCGGCTCCCCCCTCCCCGGCTCGCACCTCCTGTTCACCCTCCCGGAGATCCCGCTCCCGGCCTGGGCCCAGGGCATCCGCTTCGGCGGCCGCGTCACCGCCGAGCAGCTCGTCTTCGCCTTCTACGACGGCCTGAAGCTGGCCACCCTCCTGGTGTGCGTCGGCGCCGCGAACGCCCTCGCCAATCCGGCGCGGCTGCTGAAGTCCCTCCCGGCCGCCCTGTACGAGGCCGGGGTCGCCGTCGTCGTCGCCATGACCTTCGCGCCGAACATGGTCGCCGACGTCGTGCGCCTGCGGACCGCCCGGCGGCTGCGCGGCCGCCCCACCGGCGGGGTGAAGGCGATCCTCCAGATCGGCCTGCCGGTCCTGGAGGGCGCCCTGGAGCGTTCCGTGGCCATCGCCGCCTCGATGGACGCGCGCGGCTACGGCCGCACGGCCGAGGTTCCGCCCGCGGTCCGGCACACCACCAACGCCCTCACCCTCGGCGGCCTCCTCGGCATGTGCGCGGGCACGTACGGCCTGCTCGCCGCGCAGGGCGCCGCGTACGGGCTCCCCGTGCTCGGCGCCGGAGCCGCCCTGGCCGTCGCCGGCCTGCGGCTGGGCGGCCGCCGTTCGGTGCGCACCCGCTACCGGCCGGACCGCTGGGGTCCGCGCGCCTGGCTGGTCGCCGGTTCGGGCGCGGCCGTCGCCGCCCTGCTGATCCGCGCCGGTTCCGTCGACCCGGCGGCTCTGCACCCGGGCGTGGTCCCGCTCGCGGCCCCCACGCTCCCGCTGTGGCCGGCGGCCGCGATCCTGATCGGCCTGCTGCCCGCCTTCGTGGCACCCGTTCCGCCCAAGGAGGCGTCGTAG